Proteins co-encoded in one Ananas comosus cultivar F153 linkage group 15, ASM154086v1, whole genome shotgun sequence genomic window:
- the LOC109721845 gene encoding uncharacterized protein LOC109721845 yields the protein MARDWTDLSSGVLAAIAARLTAIDYMAFRKVCRLWARSVSGVPPSPHVPYLLLLGGGGGDDDDGERSDEFTFLGLPGQTLHRLPVPGLRGKYCVGSQHGWLATLDPFSEPALLNPLTGQEIPLPSITTLPDIHPSYAPDGSVASYFHFSDPTDYYFHYKPEEFRGLSFDKVAFSSSPAAGGPLTVVALYGIASKLAFTTAGADRWRLHDDGWRFHDVAFRRGSLLALSGDGDLLAVDLSGGYADVVRLVASQFDPLVAGQYRRYLVADDATGDLLQVWRNFDFDDVANTLTTREIKVMRLDWGTNRWIPISSLGGRALFLGIGSSMLLSPEDVRGLRPNCVYLTDDWWDMLYSEEVRLARRDVGIYCLEDASLQPCHSPDPRFNWPPPVWISPSLS from the coding sequence ATGGCGAGGGACTGGACGGACCTTTCGTCGGGCGTCCTGGCGGCCATCGCGGCGCGTCTGACGGCGATCGACTACATGGCCTTCCGCAAGGTCTGCCGGCTCTGGGCCCGCTCGGTGTCCGGCGTCCCGCCGTCCCCTCACGTCCCCTACCTCCTtctcctcggcggcggcggcggcgacgacgacgacggcgagcGCAGCGACGAGTTCACCTTCCTCGGCCTCCCCGGCCAGACGCTCCACCGCCTGCCCGTCCCCGGCCTCCGCGGCAAGTACTGCGTCGGCTCCCAGCACGGCTGGCTGGCCACCCTCGACCCCTTCTCCGAGCCCGCCCTCCTCAACCCCCTCACCGGGCAAGAAATCCCCCTACCCTCCATCACCACCCTCCCCGACATCCACCCCTCCTACGCCCCCGACGGCTCCGTAGCCTCCTACTTCCACTTCTCCGACCCCACCGACTACTACTTCCACTACAAGCCCGAGGAGTTCCGTGGCCTTTCCTTCGACAAGGTCGCCTTCTCCTCCAGCCCCGCCGCCGGCGGCCCCCTCACCGTCGTCGCCCTTTACGGCATCGCGTCGAAGCTCGCGTTCACCACCGCGGGGGCGGACAGGTGGCGCCTCCACGACGACGGCTGGCGCTTCCACGACGTCGCCTTCCGCCGCGGCAGCCTCCTCGCTCTGTCGGGCGATGGGGATCTGCTCGCCGTCGACCTCAGCGGAGGCTACGCCGACGTCGTCAGGCTCGTCGCCAGCCAGTTCGACCCCCTTGTCGCAGGACAGTACAGGAGGTACCTCGTCGCCGACGACGCCACCGGCGATCTCCTGCAGGTGTGGAGGAACTTCGACTTCGACGATGTCGCGAATACCTTGACGACTCGCGAAATCAAGGTCATGAGGCTCGACTGGGGAACAAATCGATGGATTCCGATCAGCAGCCTGGGCGGCCGAGCTCTGTTCCTCGGGATCGGCTCTTCCATGTTGCTCTCGCCCGAAGATGTCCGCGGGCTGCGGCCGAATTGCGTCTATCTCACCGACGACTGGTGGGACATGCTGTACAGCGAGGAGGTCAGACTGGCGAGGCGCGACGTCGGGATATACTGCCTCGAAGATGCCAGTCTCCAGCCCTGCCATTCTCCCGACCCTCGATTCAACTGGCCTCCGCCTGTCTGGATCTCGCCGTCTCTATCCTAA
- the LOC109720957 gene encoding uncharacterized protein LOC109720957 produces MARDWTDLSSGVLAAIAARLTAIDYMAFRKVCRLWAHSVSGVPPSPHVPYLLLLGGGGDDDGERSDEFTFLGLPGQTLHRLPVPGLRGKYCVGSQHGWLATLDPFSEPALLNPLTGQEIPLPSITTLPDIHPSYAPDGSVASYFHFSDPTDYYFHYKPEEFRGLSFDKVAFSSSPAAGGPLTVVALYGIASKLAFTTAGADRWRLHDDGWRFHDVAFRRGSLLALSGNGDLLAVDLSGGYADVVRLVASQFDPLVAGQYRRYLVADDATGDLLQVWRNFDFDDVAKTLTTCEIKVMRLDWGTNRWIPISSLGGRALFLGIGSSMLLSPEDVRGLRPNCVYLTDDWWDMLYSEEVRLARRDVGIYCLEDASLQPCHSPDPRFNWPPPVWISPSLS; encoded by the coding sequence ATGGCGAGGGACTGGACGGACCTTTCGTCGGGCGTCCTGGCGGCCATCGCGGCGCGTCTGACGGCGATCGACTACATGGCCTTCCGCAAGGTCTGCCGGCTCTGGGCCCACTCGGTGTCCGGCGTCCCGCCGTCCCCTCACGTCCCCTACCTCCTtctcctcggcggcggcggcgacgacgacggcgagcGCAGCGACGAGTTCACCTTCCTCGGCCTCCCCGGCCAGACGCTCCACCGCCTGCCCGTCCCCGGCCTCCGCGGCAAGTACTGCGTCGGCTCCCAGCACGGCTGGCTGGCCACCCTCGACCCCTTCTCCGAGCCCGCCCTCCTCAACCCCCTCACCGGGCAAGAAATCCCCCTACCCTCCATCACCACCCTCCCCGACATCCACCCCTCCTACGCCCCCGACGGCTCCGTAGCCTCCTACTTCCACTTCTCCGACCCCACCGACTACTACTTCCACTACAAGCCCGAGGAGTTCCGTGGCCTTTCCTTCGACAAGGTCGCCTTCTCCTCCAGCCCCGCCGCCGGCGGCCCCCTCACCGTCGTCGCCCTTTACGGCATCGCGTCGAAGCTCGCGTTCACCACCGCGGGGGCGGACAGGTGGCGCCTCCACGACGACGGCTGGCGCTTCCACGACGTCGCCTTCCGCCGCGGCAGCCTCCTCGCTCTGTCGGGCAATGGGGATCTGCTCGCCGTCGACCTCAGCGGAGGCTACGCCGACGTCGTCAGGCTCGTCGCCAGCCAGTTCGACCCCCTTGTCGCAGGACAGTACAGGAGGTACCTCGTCGCCGACGACGCCACCGGCGATCTCCTGCAGGTGTGGAGGAACTTCGACTTCGACGATGTCGCGAAAACCTTGACGACTTGCGAAATCAAGGTCATGAGGCTCGACTGGGGAACAAATCGATGGATTCCGATCAGCAGCCTGGGCGGCCGAGCTCTGTTCCTCGGGATCGGCTCTTCCATGTTGCTCTCGCCCGAAGATGTCCGCGGGCTGCGGCCGAATTGCGTCTATCTCACCGACGACTGGTGGGACATGCTGTACAGCGAGGAGGTCAGACTGGCGAGGCGCGACGTCGGGATATACTGCCTCGAAGATGCCAGTCTCCAGCCCTGCCATTCTCCCGACCCTCGATTCAACTGGCCTCCGCCTGTCTGGATCTCGCCATCTCTATCCTAA